Proteins encoded by one window of Xylella fastidiosa:
- the uvrD gene encoding DNA helicase II: MNVSHVLYHLNQNQREAVAAAPGHYLILAGAGSGKTRVLTHRIVWLNEVNGVPTHSMMAVTFTNKAAGEIQQRIDLQLRHGKRGMWIGTFHSLAHRLLRLHWNDATLPENFQVIDSDDQLRLVKRVIQSLGLNDTLFPPKQAMWWINTQKDEGRRPEHIQPESHDDWIETQRRIYTEYQERCNRAGLVDFSELLLRAHELLRDTPALLTHYRSRFREILIDEFQDTNAIQYAFVRVLANDTGHIFAVGDDDQAIYGWRGAKVEHVQHFLKDFPNVQTIRLEQNYRSSANILDAANAIIAHNPDRIGKRLWTESGVGESIDLYAAYNEIDEARYIVERARQWVRDGGSYGEIAVLYRSNAQSRAFEEVLQSEHIPYRVYGGMRFFERAEIKDALAYLRLLANRSDDAAFERVVNTPVRGIGERTLDEVRHLARTQGLALWDAAMACTQSTTLTARARNALASFLNLLQQLALETNQMDLAERIDHMLQRSELRQHWKKEARGSLDAESRQENLDELVSVASRFVLPQNDEDTPIMTELDAFLSYACLESGDGQVQAGEEGVQLMTLHSAKGLEFPLVFLVGLENGLFPSARSLDEHGRLEEERRLAYVGITRARHKLILSYAQARRIHGKDNYNVPSRFLREIPQDLLHEVRPTIQVSHQPPLGATQRPAHDERDAAPIKLGVNVIHPTFGCGVVVDYEGSGVHTRVQIKFDDAGTKWLVMAYAKLSVV; encoded by the coding sequence GTGAACGTCTCTCATGTGCTTTATCACTTAAATCAGAACCAGCGCGAGGCCGTTGCTGCAGCTCCCGGCCACTACCTGATCCTCGCCGGTGCCGGATCAGGAAAAACCCGCGTTCTCACTCATCGCATCGTTTGGCTCAACGAGGTAAATGGAGTACCCACCCACAGCATGATGGCCGTCACCTTCACGAACAAGGCCGCCGGCGAAATACAACAACGGATTGATCTACAACTGCGCCACGGTAAACGCGGCATGTGGATCGGGACCTTCCATAGCCTGGCGCATCGCTTACTGCGCCTGCATTGGAACGACGCAACATTACCCGAAAACTTCCAGGTCATAGACAGCGACGATCAATTGCGCCTCGTCAAACGAGTGATCCAGTCCTTGGGATTGAATGACACCCTCTTCCCTCCCAAACAGGCGATGTGGTGGATTAATACACAGAAAGATGAAGGACGCCGCCCAGAGCACATCCAACCCGAGTCACACGACGACTGGATCGAGACTCAGCGCCGCATCTATACCGAGTATCAGGAGCGCTGCAACCGCGCTGGTTTGGTCGATTTTTCGGAACTGCTGCTGCGGGCACATGAACTACTACGCGATACCCCTGCACTACTGACACACTACCGTTCGCGCTTCCGTGAGATTCTGATCGACGAATTCCAAGATACCAACGCCATCCAGTACGCGTTTGTGCGTGTCCTTGCCAATGACACTGGCCACATCTTCGCCGTCGGCGATGACGACCAAGCCATCTACGGCTGGCGTGGTGCCAAAGTTGAGCATGTACAACACTTCCTGAAAGATTTTCCAAACGTGCAGACCATCCGCTTGGAGCAAAATTACCGCTCCAGCGCCAATATCCTTGACGCTGCCAACGCAATCATTGCCCATAACCCAGACCGAATTGGCAAACGCCTCTGGACTGAATCCGGTGTTGGTGAATCCATCGACCTATACGCCGCCTACAACGAGATTGATGAAGCCCGCTACATCGTCGAACGCGCCCGCCAGTGGGTACGCGACGGCGGCAGCTACGGCGAGATCGCAGTGCTTTACCGTAGTAACGCACAGTCCCGCGCATTTGAAGAAGTGCTGCAATCCGAACATATCCCCTACCGTGTTTACGGCGGCATGCGCTTCTTCGAGCGTGCCGAAATCAAGGATGCCCTAGCCTATCTGCGCCTGCTTGCCAATCGTAGCGATGATGCTGCGTTCGAACGCGTTGTAAATACCCCCGTACGCGGCATCGGTGAGCGCACCTTAGATGAAGTAAGACACCTAGCACGTACCCAAGGCTTAGCACTATGGGATGCGGCAATGGCATGTACCCAATCAACCACGCTGACCGCGCGCGCGCGTAACGCCTTGGCGAGTTTCCTCAATTTACTGCAACAACTTGCGCTGGAAACCAACCAGATGGATTTAGCCGAACGAATTGACCATATGCTGCAGCGTTCGGAGTTACGCCAGCACTGGAAGAAAGAAGCGCGTGGTTCTCTGGATGCCGAATCACGTCAAGAAAACTTAGACGAACTTGTTTCCGTCGCTTCACGCTTTGTCCTTCCGCAAAACGACGAAGACACACCCATCATGACCGAATTAGACGCGTTCCTATCCTACGCGTGCCTGGAAAGTGGTGATGGTCAAGTCCAAGCTGGTGAAGAAGGCGTACAACTGATGACCCTACACTCAGCCAAAGGCTTGGAATTCCCCCTAGTCTTCTTGGTGGGCTTGGAAAATGGATTATTCCCCAGCGCGCGTTCCCTGGATGAACACGGCCGACTAGAGGAAGAACGCCGCTTAGCGTATGTCGGCATCACCCGCGCCCGTCACAAACTCATCCTCAGCTATGCCCAAGCACGGCGTATCCACGGTAAAGATAACTACAACGTCCCCTCACGCTTTTTACGCGAGATCCCGCAGGATCTATTGCATGAAGTACGCCCCACCATCCAGGTCTCACACCAGCCCCCATTAGGAGCAACGCAACGTCCAGCCCATGATGAACGCGACGCAGCACCTATCAAGCTCGGCGTGAACGTCATACACCCTACATTTGGGTGCGGCGTGGTTGTCGACTACGAAGGCAGCGGCGTGCACACCCGCGTACAAATCAAATTCGATGACGCCGGTACAAAATGGTTGGTCATGGCATACGCCAAACTCAGCGTGGTATAG